A window from Purpureocillium takamizusanense chromosome 3, complete sequence encodes these proteins:
- a CDS encoding uncharacterized protein (COG:S~EggNog:ENOG503NVHV~antiSMASH:Cluster_3.3~SMCOG1005:Drug resistance transporter~SMCOG1005: EmrB/QacA~TransMembrane:12 (i78-98o118-138i150-169o175-195i207-229o249-273i306-327o347-366i378-400o412-435i447-467o487-507i)) translates to MPSFPDTTGRPSDATVDTPLLTKGHRTDNAADLDTDSASIPSYTSASAPPDDGEDARVEQQQQQQQHHRDKEKPLPTFQILLLCYARLMEPIAFYSIFPYIAQMVQRNAHVADADVGFYSGAIESLFSMAQMAVMMLWSSLANRFGRKPMLVYSLVGMAVGPALFGMATTLWQMILFRCLTGVFSSADLIIRTMVGEHCTTQTQARAFSWYSFASNMGVLVGPIVGGALADPASQYPSVFGGIEFFDRYAYALPGFVVAAIGVTGAVSSAVFLDETLQKSSSSSSLVQQRVPEQASTWQLIKGPGVAIVLFIYGQVMLLSYAFVALLPIALYTSVDLGGMGCSPSEITIYMTIQGGSEALWLLIVFPLLQRRIGTKGVLAVCAVAFPLFFAGYIVINALLRQQEGHGHHMGVLTWVVGCIVAFVGPGVWMAFTGVQLAINKVSPNPRALGTLNAVAESCSGIVRSFVPGLSTSIFAVGVREQILLGYLAWVVLIVLSVVLILCLRWLPSEMFRDEKQRL, encoded by the coding sequence ATGCCATCGTTTCCAGACACGACCGGTCGGCCTTCGGACGCCACAGTAGATACGCCTCTGCTCACAAAAGGCCACCGAACAGACAATGCTGCAGACTTGGACACTGACTCGGCGTCAATCCCGTCCTAtacctcggcctcggcgccaccagacgatggcgaggatgcgcgcgtcgagcagcagcagcagcagcaacaacatcATCGAGATAAAGAAAAGCCGCTGCCCACGTTTCAGATATTGCTGCTGTGCTATGCACGGCTGATGGAGCCCATTGCCTTTTACTCCATCTTCCCATACATTGCCCAGATGGTCCAACGCAACGCACACGTGgcagacgccgacgtcggATTCTACAGCGGCGCCATAGAGTCACTATTCTCCATGGCTCAGATGGCCGTCATGATGCTCTGGAGCTCCCTGGCGAACCGCTTCGGCCGCAAGCCAATGCTCGTGTACAGCCTCGTCGGCATGGCTGTTGGGCCTGCCCTGTTCGGCATGGCCACGACGCTCTGGCAGATGATCTTGTTTCGGTGCCTCACGGGCGTCTTTTCAAGCGCCGATCTCATAATACGCACCATGGTCGGGGAGCACTGcacgacgcagacgcaggccCGGGCCTTTAGCTGGTACTCATTTGCCAGCAACAtgggcgtcctcgtcgggcccATAGTTGGAGGTGCCTTGGCGGACCCGGCGAGCCAGTATCCCTCcgtctttggcggcatcgagTTTTTCGACCGGTATGCCTATGCACTGCCGGGAttcgtcgtggcggcgatTGGTGTCACGGGCGCTGTTAGCTCCGCCGTCTTTCTCGACGAGACGCTGCAAaagtcgtcctcgtcctcgtccttggtcCAGCAACGAGTACCCGAGCAGGCTTCGACGTGGCAGCTGATAAAGGGTCCGGGGGTGGCCATTGTCCTCTTCATCTATGGGCAAGTCATGCTGCTTTCGTATGCCTTTGTGGCCCTGCTCCCGATCGCACTTTACACGTCCGTTGAtctgggcggcatgggctgcTCGCCCTCTGAAATCACAATCTACATGACCATacagggcggcagcgaggcgttgTGGCTCCTGATTGTATTCCCCTTGCTGCAGCGTCGAATCGGGACCAAGGGCGTCTTGGCAGTCTGCGCCGTCGCATTCCCGCTCTTCTTTGCCGGTTACATCGTCATAAACGCCCTGCTAAGACAACAagaaggccatggccatcatATGGGCGTTTTGACATGGGTCGTTGGGTGCATCGTCGCGTTCGTCGGGCCAGGCGTCTGGATGGCCTTCACAGGGGTGCAGCTTGCTATCAACAAGGTCTCTCCGAACCCCAGAGCCCTGGGCACGCTTAATGCCGTTGCAGAATCATGCTCTGGCATTGTCCGATCTTTTGTTCCTGGGCTGTCTACATCAATATTTGCAGTGGGCGTCCGTGAGCAAATATTGCTGGGCTACCTGGCCTGGGTGGTGCTCATAGTGCTTTCCGTGGTTCTTATCCTTTGTCTTAGGTGGCTGCCGAGTGAGATGTTTAGAGATGAAAAGCAAAGGCTCTAA
- a CDS encoding Low-specificity L-threonine aldolase (EggNog:ENOG503NWDM~antiSMASH:Cluster_3.3~COG:E) — protein sequence MLGAIVDTSLGDDEFHEDSTTHSLQAYVAGLVGHEASLLVLSGTMGNQVAIRAALRSPPYSLVADNRAHVATYGAGGMSTICGAVIKPVMPSNGHHLTLDDVQRHSTTTETMYDYPTRVISLENTLLGTIMPLADARAISQWARSQTPPIHMHLDGARVWEAVAAGAFTLREIAQCFDSMQLCLAKGIGAPLGSVVVGSSRFIERARWSRHFMGGGMRASGIIAAPARVAIDNVFLGGKLKRPQEMARRASALWEQLGGKLLVPTETNMVVLNLEASGLAPLEFHVMARKFGVKTMDLVGARIVFHYQVSEDSFQRLCDLFEAIMTQGSRV from the coding sequence ATGCTAGgggccatcgtcgacacCAGCCTTGGGGACGATGAGTTCCATGAAGACTCAACAACCCATTCTTTGCAGGCCtacgtcgccggcctggtgGGCCACGAAGCCTCGCTTCTCGTCTTGTCGGGTACTATGGGCAACCAGGTGGCCATCCGGGCTGCTCTTAGATCCCCCCCTTATTCTCTCGTCGCCGATAATCGAGCCCACGTTGCCACATATGGTGCCGGAGGCATGTCAACCATCTGTGGCGCCGTTATCAAGCCCGTCATGCCATCCAATGGCCATCACTTGACTCTAGACGACGTCCAGCGCCACAGCACCACGACGGAGACAATGTACGACTACCCAACTAGAGTGATAAGCTTGGAAAACACCCTTTTGGGTACTATAATGCCCCTCGCCGATGCTCGTGCCATCTCCCAGTGGGCGCGTtcgcagacgccgccgatcCATATGCACTTAGACGGAGCTCGTGTCTGGGaggccgttgccgccggaGCCTTTACCCTGCGGGAGATTGCCCAATGCTTCGACAGCATGCAGCTATGTTTGGCCAAGGGCATCGGGGCACCcctcggcagcgtcgtggtTGGAAGCTCCCGCTTTATCGAGCGGGCGAGATGGAGCCGACACTTTATGGGTGGCGGGATGCGCGCGTCTGGAATAAttgccgcgccagccaggGTGGCCATTGACAATGTCTTTTTGGGCGGCAAGCTCAAACGGCCCCAGGAAATGGCCAGACGCGCCTCTGCTCTGTGGGAACAACTCGGAGGCAAGCTTCTAGTGCCAACCGAGACAAACATGGTGGTGCTGAACCTCGAGGCATCGGGCTTGGCCCCTTTAGAGTTTCATGTCATGGCTCGCAAGTTTGGCGTTAAAACCATGGACTTGGTGGGCGCTCGCATTGTCTTTCACTACCAGGTTTCTGAGGATTCGTTCCAACGGCTCTGTGACTTGTTCGAGGCTATTATGACACAAGGGAGTCGTGTTTGA